A genome region from Vibrio tapetis subsp. tapetis includes the following:
- the apt gene encoding adenine phosphoribosyltransferase, which translates to MTEQTIAQIKASIKSIPDYPKAGILFRDVTSLMEDPAAYRATIKLLVEKYQGMGFTKIVGTEARGFLFGAPLALELGVGFVPVRKPGKLPRNTIAQTYDLEYGTDTLEIHTDAIDAGDKVLVVDDLLATGGTIEATTLLIRQLGGEVEHAAFVINLPEIGGETRLQEMGLTVYSICEFDGH; encoded by the coding sequence ATGACTGAACAAACCATCGCCCAAATTAAAGCTAGCATCAAAAGCATTCCTGATTACCCAAAAGCAGGCATTCTATTTAGAGATGTGACCAGCTTAATGGAAGATCCGGCAGCTTATCGCGCGACCATTAAGCTATTGGTTGAGAAGTACCAAGGTATGGGTTTTACAAAAATTGTTGGAACGGAAGCTCGTGGTTTCTTGTTCGGTGCTCCTTTGGCATTGGAGTTAGGGGTTGGTTTTGTACCAGTACGTAAGCCAGGTAAACTGCCTCGTAACACCATTGCACAGACTTATGACTTAGAATACGGCACTGATACGCTGGAAATTCATACGGACGCTATTGATGCGGGCGATAAAGTGCTAGTAGTTGATGACTTGCTAGCAACAGGCGGTACAATTGAAGCGACAACTCTGCTTATCCGCCAGTTAGGTGGTGAAGTGGAGCACGCAGCGTTTGTTATCAATCTGCCGGAAATCGGTGGTGAAACTCGTTTGCAAGAAATGGGTCTAACGGTTTACAGCATTTGTGAGTTTGACGGTCACTAA
- a CDS encoding YbaN family protein: MIGCLALLLGIIGIPLPVLPTTPFLLLASACFMRGSPKFHHWLHSHPSFGPILTNWHQHGAVTKAVKHRAYWFIAISFSFSIVLAPLYWVKIFLVVVLVVLITWFRRVPIHDPVADHQENH, translated from the coding sequence CTGATAGGTTGCCTTGCGTTGTTACTCGGTATTATAGGCATCCCATTACCTGTTTTACCGACGACTCCCTTTTTATTATTGGCTAGTGCCTGCTTTATGCGCGGTAGCCCTAAATTTCACCATTGGCTGCACAGCCACCCTTCATTTGGCCCTATTCTTACTAATTGGCATCAACATGGGGCCGTCACGAAAGCGGTCAAACATCGTGCGTATTGGTTTATAGCAATCAGTTTCTCTTTTTCTATTGTGTTAGCCCCATTGTATTGGGTGAAGATATTCTTAGTTGTCGTGCTTGTGGTCTTGATCACTTGGTTTCGTCGTGTACCCATTCACGATCCGGTTGCTGACCATCAAGAAAATCACTAA
- a CDS encoding response regulator has translation MQQPVVMIVDDDAVFRTMISGFLAKLGYEVMEAVNGLDGLQKLRLQVPDLVICDLSMPILNGIEFAEEVCWEYPSLPMIVVSATEEMSDVARALRFGIKDFLTKPITDLNHLKGAIENTMSDAEDIDAEQRDFASQWFRVDSNGQLPEEQELHWHLGELQENPNMARQLLEALLPDRDTTQGGWKCSYRLLQSSEQLPFVIDYAWVMEGQFVFYMVDASSGGESSVATTLLIRALFNDYLRNKAHELIDLKQMLSAIEKGIACSDYAEPIKGLFGVADMTDGSITIASTGLECVWANGSMSTHILPGTLMGDGCAKTALFQQLNMLGGGQLNLNRLGSVSFSLNISPNNVN, from the coding sequence ATGCAACAGCCTGTAGTTATGATTGTTGATGACGATGCCGTTTTTCGTACAATGATCAGCGGTTTTTTGGCCAAACTAGGCTATGAAGTAATGGAAGCAGTTAACGGCTTAGATGGATTACAGAAACTGAGATTGCAGGTGCCTGATCTGGTCATCTGTGATTTATCTATGCCGATATTAAATGGAATCGAATTTGCCGAAGAGGTGTGTTGGGAGTACCCATCCTTGCCTATGATTGTTGTGTCTGCTACCGAAGAGATGTCTGATGTGGCACGAGCACTGCGTTTCGGTATTAAGGATTTCCTAACCAAACCTATTACTGATCTCAATCACTTAAAAGGAGCGATTGAGAACACGATGTCAGATGCAGAAGATATCGATGCAGAGCAAAGGGACTTCGCAAGCCAATGGTTTAGAGTCGATTCCAATGGACAGTTACCAGAAGAACAAGAACTGCATTGGCACTTGGGTGAGTTGCAAGAAAATCCAAATATGGCTCGACAACTGTTAGAGGCCTTACTTCCAGACCGAGATACCACACAAGGTGGTTGGAAGTGCAGCTATCGTTTGTTGCAGTCTTCAGAGCAACTCCCGTTTGTTATTGACTATGCCTGGGTCATGGAAGGTCAGTTCGTTTTCTACATGGTTGACGCTTCGTCTGGCGGTGAGTCATCTGTTGCGACAACATTACTGATTCGTGCCTTGTTCAATGATTATCTTCGTAACAAAGCGCACGAACTTATCGACTTAAAGCAAATGTTAAGCGCTATTGAAAAAGGCATTGCTTGTTCAGACTATGCTGAGCCTATAAAAGGGCTGTTTGGCGTTGCTGATATGACTGATGGGTCGATTACGATAGCATCGACCGGTCTTGAATGTGTTTGGGCTAACGGAAGCATGAGCACGCATATACTGCCAGGTACTTTAATGGGAGATGGATGCGCTAAAACGGCTCTGTTTCAGCAATTGAACATGTTAGGGGGAGGGCAACTGAACTTGAACAGACTAGGCAGCGTCAGTTTTAGTTTGAATATATCCCCAAATAATGTGAATTGA
- a CDS encoding LysR family transcriptional regulator, translated as MKLDDLNLFRLVIENGSYTATSRKTLIPVATITRRIQALENSLNLRLLNRHARKLALTEAGERFYEECSPLLQQLANTAEFITDDCKGASGKLRISAPSNITKRMIMPILNEFMVAYPDIRLELTMTNRADELDATEWDVIFRVGPQRDSSLIARKINSVEDVLVASPDYLKQSRPLNHAEDLREHALLKGSPLMRWQLSNNEGETVTINERGRLEASELNVVRRACAAGLGITLMPNVMVDNYIENGELVRVLSSWVSNQREVYMLYNHKDHQPEKVRLLIDFFSQHSIK; from the coding sequence ATGAAACTAGATGATCTAAATCTATTCCGCCTTGTTATTGAAAACGGTAGCTATACGGCAACCTCCCGGAAAACTCTAATACCGGTAGCAACAATCACTCGGCGTATTCAAGCATTAGAAAATTCGCTAAATTTGCGACTTCTTAATCGTCATGCAAGAAAGCTGGCACTCACAGAAGCGGGAGAACGCTTTTATGAAGAGTGTTCACCTTTGTTACAACAACTTGCGAATACCGCTGAGTTCATCACGGATGATTGTAAAGGGGCATCGGGAAAACTCAGAATTTCCGCTCCGTCCAACATTACCAAGCGCATGATCATGCCCATTCTCAATGAATTCATGGTTGCGTACCCAGATATTCGTCTTGAGCTTACGATGACAAACCGGGCGGATGAGCTAGACGCAACAGAGTGGGACGTGATTTTTCGCGTTGGTCCACAGCGCGATTCAAGTTTGATCGCTCGTAAAATCAACTCTGTCGAAGACGTACTTGTTGCAAGCCCTGACTACCTCAAGCAAAGCAGACCTCTCAACCATGCAGAAGATCTTCGCGAGCACGCACTGTTAAAAGGTAGTCCATTAATGCGTTGGCAGCTTTCAAATAATGAAGGGGAAACGGTAACAATTAATGAACGTGGCCGACTAGAAGCCAGTGAATTGAACGTCGTTCGTCGAGCGTGTGCCGCAGGGTTAGGAATAACACTGATGCCAAATGTCATGGTTGACAACTATATAGAAAACGGCGAATTAGTGCGTGTATTAAGCAGTTGGGTTTCCAATCAACGAGAAGTGTACATGCTGTACAATCACAAAGATCACCAACCTGAAAAAGTTCGCTTACTGATTGATTTCTTTAGCCAGCACTCCATCAAGTAA
- the purF gene encoding amidophosphoribosyltransferase yields the protein MCGIVGIVGTTPVNQSIYDALTVLQHRGQDAAGIITIESNRFRLRKANGLVKDVFEAKHMQRLQGTVGIGHVRYPTAGSSSASEAQPFYVNSPYGITLAHNGNLTNAHELRETLFETARRHVNTTSDSEVLLNILAHEIDLTKEVTKDSVFTAISHVHKQIRGAYAVTAMIIGHGMVAFRDPNGIRPLCLGKREVEGGRTEYMVASESVALDAVGFDFVRDVAPGEAVYATFEGELYTQQCAENPQVNPCIFEFVYFARPDSFIDKVSVYSARGEMGKKLGERIKTEWEDLDIDVVIPIPETSCDIALEISQIIDKPYRQGFVKNRYVGRTFIMPGQQQRKKSVRRKLNAIRSEFKGKNVLLVDDSIVRGTTSEQIIEMARDSGAKNVYMVSAAPEVRFPNVYGIDMPSANELIAHGRDNEEICKMIGADALMYQSLDDLVAAVGTGNPDIARFETSVFNGEYVTGDVNQEYLEFLESLRNDDAKFQRDIQQDLASLEMHNEGA from the coding sequence ATGTGTGGTATTGTTGGAATCGTGGGTACAACTCCTGTAAATCAGTCGATTTATGACGCCTTGACTGTGTTACAGCATCGTGGCCAGGATGCCGCTGGTATAATTACCATCGAAAGCAATCGTTTTCGTCTGAGAAAGGCGAACGGTTTAGTAAAAGATGTATTTGAAGCTAAGCATATGCAACGTCTTCAGGGTACGGTTGGTATTGGCCATGTTCGTTACCCAACGGCAGGCAGTTCAAGTGCTTCTGAAGCGCAGCCATTTTACGTAAACTCGCCTTACGGTATTACGCTTGCGCATAATGGTAACTTGACCAATGCTCATGAACTTCGTGAAACTTTGTTTGAGACTGCACGCCGCCACGTAAATACCACTTCTGACTCAGAAGTGTTGTTGAATATCTTGGCGCACGAAATCGACCTAACGAAAGAAGTGACAAAAGATTCAGTTTTCACTGCAATCTCACACGTGCATAAGCAAATTCGTGGTGCTTACGCGGTTACAGCAATGATCATTGGTCACGGTATGGTGGCTTTTCGCGACCCTAACGGCATTCGTCCTCTTTGCCTTGGTAAGCGTGAAGTTGAAGGTGGCCGTACGGAATATATGGTTGCTTCAGAATCTGTTGCTCTTGATGCGGTTGGTTTTGACTTCGTTCGCGATGTTGCTCCAGGTGAAGCGGTCTACGCGACATTTGAAGGTGAACTGTATACACAGCAGTGTGCTGAGAACCCACAAGTGAACCCGTGTATTTTTGAGTTTGTTTACTTTGCTCGTCCAGATTCGTTCATCGATAAAGTTTCTGTTTACAGTGCTCGTGGCGAAATGGGTAAAAAATTGGGCGAGAGAATTAAAACGGAATGGGAAGATTTGGATATCGATGTTGTTATCCCAATTCCTGAAACGTCTTGTGATATCGCACTAGAAATTTCTCAAATCATCGACAAACCATACCGCCAAGGTTTTGTGAAAAACCGTTATGTTGGCCGTACGTTTATCATGCCAGGTCAGCAACAGCGTAAGAAATCAGTTCGTCGTAAGCTCAATGCTATTCGCTCTGAATTCAAAGGCAAAAACGTGTTGTTGGTCGATGACTCCATCGTACGTGGTACCACGTCTGAGCAAATCATTGAAATGGCTCGTGATTCGGGTGCTAAAAATGTTTATATGGTGTCAGCGGCTCCTGAAGTACGCTTCCCTAACGTTTACGGCATTGACATGCCAAGTGCTAATGAGCTGATTGCTCATGGTCGCGATAACGAAGAAATTTGTAAGATGATTGGTGCTGATGCACTGATGTATCAATCGTTGGACGACCTCGTTGCGGCAGTCGGTACCGGTAACCCGGATATCGCTCGTTTTGAAACGTCTGTATTCAACGGTGAGTACGTAACAGGTGATGTTAATCAAGAGTACTTAGAATTCCTTGAATCACTACGTAACGACGATGCGAAATTTCAACGTGATATTCAGCAAGACCTTGCCTCATTAGAAATGCACAACGAAGGCGCTTAA
- a CDS encoding CvpA family protein encodes MIWIDFVILGVIGLSALISLVRGFVKEALSLVIWFGAFFIASQYYAKLAVYFTNIQDDMFRNGAAIAALFIATLVVGSIVNYVIGQLVQKTGLSGTDRILGVVFGGLRGVLIVSAILFFMDAFTALPSSEWWKGSQLIPEFSRIIAPFFEHLQQTSSFLSGAV; translated from the coding sequence ATGATTTGGATAGATTTTGTCATTTTAGGGGTGATCGGCCTTTCGGCTTTGATCAGTTTAGTTCGTGGCTTTGTTAAAGAAGCATTGTCATTGGTGATTTGGTTTGGTGCGTTTTTCATTGCCAGCCAGTACTACGCAAAATTAGCCGTGTACTTCACTAATATTCAAGACGACATGTTTCGAAACGGAGCGGCGATTGCAGCACTGTTTATCGCAACCCTAGTGGTTGGTTCCATTGTGAACTATGTGATAGGTCAGTTGGTGCAAAAAACGGGTTTGTCAGGAACGGACCGTATTTTAGGCGTTGTGTTTGGCGGGCTAAGAGGCGTGTTAATTGTTTCGGCAATCTTGTTTTTTATGGATGCATTTACTGCATTACCAAGTTCAGAGTGGTGGAAAGGCTCGCAACTGATTCCGGAATTTAGTCGAATCATAGCGCCGTTTTTCGAGCACTTACAGCAAACATCTAGTTTTTTGTCTGGCGCGGTATAG